The proteins below are encoded in one region of Sphingobium sp. CR2-8:
- a CDS encoding efflux RND transporter permease subunit: MLSRYFIERPIFAWVIAIGIMLAGLGAMLTLPIAQYPDIAPPGVGISATYPGASAETVESSVTQILEQQLTGLDGLMYFSSSSSATGRASITVTFQKGTDPDTAQVQVQNRVQQALSRLPNQVQQQGLSVTKQQTDFLMLVGLYDETDTATQADIADYLVNNFQDPIARIDGIGATQIFGSQYAMRIWLDPYKLAAVKLMPSDVQTAIAAQNIEISAGQIGADPAPAGQQINATVTSRARLQTPEQFRNIIVKTQTDGSIVHLSDVARVELGNESYTTAARLNGHPASGVALQLAPGADALKTAELVKAKVAELSASLPHGYKVVYPRDTTPFIKLSVEEVVKTLIEAVGLVVVVMFVFLQSWRATLIPAIAVPVVLLGTFGILALFGYSINTLTLFGMVLSIGLLVDDAIVVVENVERIMEEEGLSPREATIKSMAEIGSALVGIALVLSAVLLPMAFFGGSTGVIYRQFSITIVSSMLLSVVVALILSPALCATLLKPVSHEHRDKGWAGKFNLWFGRMTDGYVRKTGRMLERRKLFWGLYVVVLAILILVFVRLPSSFLPVEDQGQVMVQVTLPAGAKSSRTGAVIDQVQNYFLNDEKDNVAFAFIMTGFSFQGQGENVGQGFINLAPWDDRKGAVNTSVAIAGRATKKLAAIRDARVLGMTPPAIRGLGQSNGFTFELLNNGGLSRARFLELRNQLIDAASKDPMLAGVRAASLEDTPQLKVDIDNEKLAVLGLTQRDVDNVLSSAWGSTYINDFLDRGRVKRVFMQADAPYRALPTDIDNWMVRSSSTGQMVPFSAFATTHWTVGPSTVARFNGLSSFELQGQAGPGASSGDAMDRMVALQKQLPAGTGYAWSGLSYQEQLSGGQAPLLYGLSVVVVFLCLAALYESWSIPLAVLLVIPLGLIGAVIAVWARGLENNIFFQVGLLTTMGLAAKNAILIVEFAELAHKQGKDALSAALEAARLRFRPILMTSLAFIAGVIPLAIATGAGAQSRVAIGTAVIGGMTTATVLAIFYVPLFFVTIASLFGSDRAKAKAPPPAQTPDAGVPA; this comes from the coding sequence TTGCTCAGCCGCTATTTCATCGAACGGCCGATTTTCGCCTGGGTCATCGCCATCGGCATCATGCTGGCGGGTCTGGGCGCGATGCTGACGCTGCCGATCGCGCAATATCCCGATATCGCGCCGCCTGGCGTTGGGATCAGCGCGACCTATCCCGGCGCGTCGGCCGAAACCGTGGAATCCAGCGTCACGCAGATATTGGAGCAGCAGCTGACCGGCCTCGACGGGCTGATGTATTTCTCCTCCTCGTCCTCCGCGACGGGGCGCGCGTCGATCACCGTGACCTTCCAGAAAGGCACCGATCCCGACACCGCACAGGTGCAGGTGCAGAACCGGGTGCAGCAGGCGCTCAGTCGCCTGCCCAACCAGGTGCAGCAGCAAGGCCTGTCCGTCACCAAACAGCAGACCGACTTCCTGATGCTGGTCGGCCTGTACGACGAAACCGACACGGCGACGCAGGCGGACATCGCCGACTATCTGGTCAATAACTTCCAGGACCCCATTGCGCGGATCGATGGCATCGGTGCGACCCAGATTTTCGGGTCGCAATATGCCATGCGCATCTGGCTGGACCCCTATAAGCTGGCGGCCGTCAAGCTGATGCCGTCAGACGTCCAGACCGCGATCGCCGCGCAGAATATCGAAATATCGGCGGGGCAGATCGGCGCTGACCCCGCGCCCGCAGGGCAGCAGATCAACGCGACCGTCACGTCGCGCGCGCGCCTGCAAACCCCCGAACAGTTTCGCAACATCATCGTCAAGACCCAGACGGACGGGTCGATCGTGCATCTGTCCGACGTCGCGCGCGTCGAACTGGGCAACGAAAGCTACACCACCGCAGCGCGGCTGAACGGGCATCCGGCGTCGGGCGTCGCGCTGCAACTGGCGCCGGGCGCCGACGCGCTCAAGACCGCGGAACTGGTGAAGGCCAAGGTCGCCGAATTATCGGCCAGCCTGCCGCATGGCTATAAGGTCGTCTATCCCCGCGACACCACCCCCTTCATCAAGCTGTCGGTGGAAGAAGTCGTCAAGACCCTGATCGAAGCGGTCGGCCTTGTCGTCGTCGTGATGTTCGTCTTCCTCCAGAGCTGGCGCGCGACGTTGATCCCCGCCATCGCCGTGCCGGTGGTGTTGCTGGGCACGTTCGGCATCCTTGCCCTGTTCGGCTATTCGATCAACACGCTGACCCTGTTCGGGATGGTGCTGTCCATCGGCCTGCTGGTGGACGATGCGATCGTCGTCGTGGAAAATGTCGAACGCATCATGGAGGAAGAGGGGCTGTCCCCACGCGAGGCGACGATCAAGTCGATGGCGGAGATCGGCAGCGCGCTGGTGGGCATCGCCTTGGTCCTGTCCGCGGTGCTGCTGCCCATGGCGTTCTTCGGCGGGTCTACCGGCGTCATCTACCGGCAATTTTCGATCACCATCGTGTCGTCGATGCTGCTGTCGGTGGTGGTCGCGCTGATCCTGTCCCCGGCGCTGTGCGCGACGCTCCTGAAACCCGTGAGCCATGAGCATCGCGACAAGGGATGGGCGGGCAAGTTCAATCTCTGGTTCGGGCGAATGACCGATGGCTATGTCCGCAAGACAGGGCGGATGCTGGAGCGGCGCAAACTATTCTGGGGCCTTTACGTCGTGGTTCTGGCGATCCTCATTCTGGTGTTCGTGCGGCTGCCCTCCAGCTTCCTGCCGGTCGAGGACCAGGGGCAGGTCATGGTGCAGGTGACGCTACCCGCCGGGGCCAAGTCCAGCCGGACCGGCGCGGTGATCGACCAGGTGCAGAATTATTTCCTGAACGATGAAAAGGACAATGTCGCCTTCGCCTTCATCATGACCGGCTTCAGTTTTCAGGGGCAGGGCGAAAATGTCGGGCAGGGCTTCATCAACTTGGCGCCGTGGGACGATCGCAAGGGCGCGGTGAACACATCGGTGGCCATCGCCGGACGCGCGACCAAAAAGCTCGCCGCCATCCGCGATGCGCGCGTGCTGGGCATGACGCCGCCTGCCATTCGCGGTCTGGGCCAATCGAACGGCTTCACCTTCGAGCTGCTCAACAATGGCGGCCTCAGCCGCGCACGCTTCCTGGAACTGCGCAACCAGTTGATCGACGCCGCATCCAAAGACCCGATGCTGGCGGGCGTGCGCGCCGCGTCCCTGGAAGATACGCCGCAGCTCAAGGTCGATATCGACAATGAAAAGCTGGCCGTACTGGGCCTGACCCAGCGCGATGTCGACAATGTGCTGAGTTCCGCCTGGGGTAGCACCTATATCAACGATTTCCTGGATCGTGGCCGCGTGAAGCGCGTGTTCATGCAGGCCGACGCGCCCTACCGCGCCCTGCCGACCGACATCGACAACTGGATGGTGCGGTCGAGCAGCACCGGGCAGATGGTGCCCTTTTCCGCCTTTGCAACGACGCACTGGACCGTTGGGCCCAGCACCGTGGCGCGCTTCAACGGCCTGTCGTCGTTCGAGCTTCAGGGACAGGCCGGCCCGGGCGCCAGTTCGGGCGACGCGATGGATCGGATGGTGGCATTGCAGAAGCAGCTTCCCGCAGGCACCGGCTATGCCTGGAGCGGCCTGTCCTATCAGGAGCAATTGTCGGGCGGACAGGCGCCTTTGCTTTATGGGCTGTCGGTGGTGGTCGTCTTCCTGTGCCTCGCCGCGCTCTACGAAAGCTGGTCGATCCCGCTGGCGGTGCTGCTGGTGATCCCGCTCGGCCTGATCGGCGCGGTGATCGCGGTGTGGGCGCGCGGGCTGGAGAATAACATCTTCTTCCAGGTCGGACTGCTCACCACCATGGGTCTGGCGGCGAAGAATGCGATCCTGATCGTGGAATTTGCCGAACTGGCGCACAAGCAGGGCAAGGATGCGCTGTCGGCCGCGCTGGAGGCGGCACGGTTGCGCTTCCGCCCGATCCTGATGACCTCGCTCGCCTTCATCGCCGGTGTCATTCCGCTGGCGATCGCGACCGGTGCAGGCGCGCAGAGCCGCGTCGCGATCGGCACGGCGGTGATCGGCGGCATGACGACGGCAACGGTGCTGGCGATATTCTACGTGCCCCTGTTCTTCGTCACCATCGCCAGCCTGTTCGGTAGCGACAGGGCCAAAGCCAAGGCGCCGCCGCCTGCGCAAACCCCCGACGCAGGAGTGCCGGCATGA
- a CDS encoding efflux RND transporter periplasmic adaptor subunit produces the protein MPISIPLHRLRVAPIALCIALAACAQQKPPQKGPVEVGVVTLSAKDTTVSSELPGRTVSTMMSEVRPQVAGIVQKRLFTEGAMVTAGQPLYQIDQRLYRASRDEAQANLASAQATAVAAQARAQRYRSLSDTEAVSAQDRDDVIATARQASAAVQQARASLQTSNVNLEFTLVRAPISGRIGRTLFTPGALVTASQADPLTTIQQLDPIYVDVTQSSSQILALRRSLAAGKTLAASATIRLKLDDGSDYPQEGRIEFAEPIVDVNSGTVTLRARFPNPDGLLMPGMFVRVVAPQSVVPGAILAPQQGISRDPKGNATALVVNKANKVERRTVTAGQAIGDKWLITAGLKAGDRLIVEGTDKVKPDDVVKPVAVKSAQ, from the coding sequence ATGCCCATTTCCATCCCTCTGCATCGCCTTCGGGTCGCACCGATCGCCCTCTGCATCGCACTGGCCGCATGCGCGCAGCAAAAGCCGCCGCAAAAGGGCCCGGTGGAAGTCGGCGTGGTGACGCTGAGCGCCAAGGACACCACCGTGTCGAGCGAACTGCCCGGCCGCACCGTGTCGACCATGATGTCCGAAGTCCGTCCGCAGGTGGCGGGCATCGTCCAGAAACGGCTGTTTACCGAAGGCGCCATGGTGACCGCCGGGCAGCCGCTCTACCAGATCGATCAACGGCTGTACCGCGCGTCGCGCGACGAGGCGCAGGCCAACCTCGCCAGCGCGCAGGCGACGGCCGTGGCGGCCCAGGCACGGGCACAGCGTTACCGCAGCCTGAGCGACACCGAAGCCGTCAGCGCGCAAGACCGGGATGATGTGATCGCCACCGCGCGGCAGGCCAGTGCCGCCGTGCAACAGGCGCGCGCCAGCCTCCAGACCAGCAACGTCAATCTGGAATTCACGCTGGTCCGCGCGCCGATCAGCGGTCGTATCGGACGCACCCTGTTCACGCCGGGCGCGCTCGTGACCGCGAGCCAGGCCGACCCGCTCACCACGATCCAGCAGCTCGACCCCATCTATGTCGACGTAACCCAGTCCAGTTCGCAGATATTGGCGCTGCGTCGGTCGCTGGCGGCGGGCAAGACGCTGGCGGCCAGCGCCACCATCCGCCTGAAGCTGGACGACGGCAGCGATTATCCGCAGGAAGGGCGGATCGAGTTCGCCGAACCGATCGTGGACGTCAACAGCGGCACGGTGACGCTGCGCGCCCGCTTCCCCAATCCCGACGGCCTTTTGATGCCCGGCATGTTCGTGCGCGTCGTGGCGCCGCAATCGGTGGTGCCCGGCGCCATCCTCGCCCCGCAACAGGGCATCAGCCGCGATCCCAAGGGCAACGCCACGGCGCTGGTGGTGAACAAGGCGAACAAGGTCGAGCGACGCACCGTGACGGCGGGGCAGGCGATCGGCGACAAATGGCTGATTACCGCGGGCCTCAAGGCGGGTGATCGCCTGATCGTCGAGGGCACGGACAAGGTCAAGCCCGACGATGTCGTAAAGCCCGTCGCCGTCAAGTCCGCGCAGTAG
- a CDS encoding response regulator transcription factor: MADAPSFRAATVLVVDDDADIRDLIVGQLRQENYRLLAAASLTQLRQTLRDDVVDLIVLDLNLPDGDGLMLCRELRAEGSDVQIIMVTARSSAIDRVLGLELGADDYLTKPFEPRELLVRIRNLLRRPRSGPPARPAATMRYAHIGPWRVDMVQRRLVAPDDRLVMLSSAEFRLLNRFIDEPNIVLDRETLLPERRATAAFDRSIDLQISRLRQKLSALPGGEDLILTVRGEGYVLACTVDHS, translated from the coding sequence ATGGCCGATGCCCCATCCTTCCGTGCCGCCACCGTGCTGGTGGTCGATGACGATGCCGATATTCGCGACCTGATCGTCGGCCAGTTGCGGCAGGAAAATTATCGCCTGCTCGCCGCCGCCAGCCTCACGCAATTGCGCCAGACGTTGCGCGACGATGTGGTGGACCTGATCGTCCTCGACCTCAACCTGCCCGATGGCGACGGCCTGATGCTATGCCGTGAGTTGCGGGCGGAAGGATCGGACGTACAGATCATCATGGTGACCGCGCGCAGCAGCGCGATCGACCGGGTGCTGGGGCTGGAACTGGGCGCGGACGATTATCTGACCAAGCCGTTCGAACCGCGCGAACTGCTGGTGCGTATCCGCAACCTGCTCCGCCGTCCCCGCAGCGGCCCGCCGGCGCGACCCGCCGCCACGATGCGCTATGCCCATATCGGTCCCTGGCGCGTGGACATGGTGCAACGGCGTCTCGTTGCCCCGGACGACCGGCTGGTGATGCTGTCCTCCGCCGAATTTCGCCTGCTCAACCGGTTCATAGACGAACCCAATATCGTTCTGGATCGCGAGACATTATTGCCCGAACGGCGCGCGACGGCCGCGTTCGACCGCTCGATCGACCTCCAGATCAGTCGGCTTCGGCAGAAGCTGTCGGCACTGCCGGGGGGCGAGGACCTGATCCTGACGGTGCGCGGCGAAGGCTATGTCCTAGCCTGTACGGTTGACCATTCATGA
- a CDS encoding ATP-binding protein: MIARAAGRARAFFRSMAGQIFLILTLGMSIAAIIALLVAEQTRQHDFDRARRQRVVASATDIMDRLRHDPARIEPMLAARRIMGAYVAPEGIALTEQDAAMEGMLADRLGASSDPEAGQVPIGLCFPSHSDVEQKAAGLIGAPRPDCWIVRLTDAHGQRRSMALSFPRIAKPRSTISNPLYLIVIIAASAGLAIFVARIVSTPLRRLEQAAEAFSLSLDPEEIPERGPEEVRAALSTFNLMQRRARAGFAERTQLLAAISHDLQTPLTRLRLRLELVENAELRARLLQDHQAMQTLVREGLDLASSIEAREPWSSLDIDSLLTSMAEDAEELGAPVRFVTGCGGTVRVKPNALTRCIANLVDNAVKYGGSAEISCARSGGRMLIHVRDFGPGIPADQLDQMFEPFTRGASSQPGGRHGTGIGLTISRSLAMSFEASVRLRNADDGGLIATIDMKG; this comes from the coding sequence ATGATCGCCAGGGCGGCTGGGCGCGCCCGCGCCTTCTTTCGATCGATGGCGGGACAGATTTTCCTGATCCTGACGCTCGGCATGTCGATCGCCGCGATCATCGCATTGCTGGTGGCGGAACAGACGCGCCAGCATGATTTCGATCGCGCCCGGCGCCAGCGCGTGGTGGCGAGCGCGACCGACATCATGGACAGGCTGCGGCACGATCCCGCGCGGATCGAACCCATGCTGGCGGCGCGGCGCATCATGGGCGCTTATGTCGCACCCGAGGGCATAGCGCTGACCGAACAGGATGCGGCCATGGAGGGCATGCTAGCCGACCGGCTGGGCGCGTCCAGCGACCCGGAGGCCGGGCAGGTGCCTATAGGCCTGTGTTTCCCCAGCCATTCGGATGTCGAGCAGAAGGCCGCCGGCCTGATCGGCGCGCCGCGCCCGGACTGCTGGATCGTGCGGCTGACCGACGCGCATGGCCAGCGACGGTCCATGGCGCTCAGCTTTCCCCGCATCGCCAAGCCGCGCAGCACGATATCCAACCCGCTCTACCTGATCGTCATCATCGCCGCGTCGGCGGGACTTGCCATCTTCGTCGCGCGGATCGTATCGACGCCCCTGCGGCGACTGGAACAGGCGGCCGAAGCCTTTTCGCTCTCGCTCGACCCGGAGGAAATCCCCGAGCGCGGACCGGAGGAAGTGCGCGCGGCGCTTTCCACCTTCAACCTGATGCAGCGACGCGCGCGCGCGGGCTTTGCCGAACGCACGCAATTGCTCGCGGCGATCAGCCATGATCTCCAGACTCCGCTCACCCGGCTGCGGCTGCGGCTCGAACTGGTCGAAAATGCGGAGTTGCGCGCGCGGCTATTGCAGGACCACCAAGCGATGCAGACGCTGGTGCGCGAGGGGCTAGACCTCGCCAGCAGCATCGAAGCGCGCGAGCCATGGTCGTCGCTGGACATCGATTCCCTGCTCACCAGCATGGCGGAAGATGCCGAGGAACTGGGCGCGCCGGTGCGCTTCGTCACGGGCTGCGGCGGCACCGTGCGGGTCAAGCCGAATGCGCTGACGCGCTGCATCGCCAATCTGGTGGACAATGCCGTCAAATATGGCGGCAGCGCGGAAATCAGCTGCGCGCGCAGCGGTGGGCGCATGCTGATCCATGTGCGCGATTTCGGACCCGGCATTCCCGCCGACCAGCTCGACCAGATGTTCGAACCCTTTACCCGGGGCGCGAGCAGCCAGCCGGGCGGGCGGCATGGCACCGGCATCGGCCTGACGATCAGCCGGTCGCTGGCGATGAGTTTCGAAGCATCGGTGCGGCTGCGCAACGCGGACGATGGCGGCCTGATCGCCACCATCGACATGAAGGGTTAG
- a CDS encoding DUF3325 family protein, with product MMLTTGLLYLALFALAARMQRHRPLLLDAWQRHPFVAHLALAGWMLLGLSLLSLWLWADVDMALVAWIGLMPLLGGAIMLGMTYRPALPRIGVPVAAAMMVAGLLA from the coding sequence ATGATGCTGACCACCGGCCTTCTTTATCTGGCGCTGTTCGCGCTGGCCGCGCGGATGCAGCGTCACCGGCCCCTGTTGTTGGACGCGTGGCAGCGTCATCCGTTCGTCGCGCATCTGGCGCTTGCCGGGTGGATGCTGCTGGGCCTCTCGCTCCTTAGCCTGTGGCTGTGGGCGGACGTCGACATGGCGCTGGTCGCGTGGATCGGCCTGATGCCGCTGCTGGGCGGCGCGATCATGCTGGGGATGACCTACCGCCCTGCCCTGCCGCGCATCGGCGTACCGGTCGCGGCGGCGATGATGGTCGCGGGGTTGCTGGCCTAA
- a CDS encoding PepSY-associated TM helix domain-containing protein, giving the protein MSAGTQMVRDGARQAMAWLHGWTGLLLGHILFIICLAGTLSVFKPEIGRWMRPEVSGQADPARAITAATDWLSDNTTGSAGWYLAAPDGRSNVVEATYDNGGAYLRQALDPLSGAPVARDTLGGEFFYRLHFELELPYPWGRLLASLAAMLMLVAIVTGVIAHKRFFKDIFTFRPAKGQRSWLDGHNALGVLSLPFHIMITFTGLLTLASLNMPWGIAAGYGKDVTTLYTDLTPGAVSRVASGTKAPLAPIAPMLAQAQRYFGGAPIARAYIFNPGDSAAVVTVYPVETRAIGYLPAEISFDGATGKVLKAWTEQRAGVRAYQTVYGLHMAHFAPLLTRWLYFLGGAMLTLAIASGMVLWIVKRRERAPLSIGNRLLERLNVGGLAGVPIGMVAFLIANRLLPIDLAARAESEVSVALWSAGAALLLGLVLPPALGWPLLLGLLAVLCALAAMLGPIWAGDVVVATGDAMLIATAVALGLLVWKQLRRRSAPAPVRRRMAAA; this is encoded by the coding sequence ATGAGCGCGGGAACGCAGATGGTGCGCGACGGCGCGCGGCAGGCGATGGCGTGGCTGCACGGCTGGACCGGGCTGTTGCTGGGGCACATCCTCTTCATCATCTGCCTGGCCGGGACGCTGAGCGTCTTCAAGCCGGAAATCGGTCGCTGGATGCGCCCGGAAGTCAGCGGGCAGGCCGATCCGGCCCGTGCCATCACTGCGGCGACCGACTGGTTGTCGGACAACACCACGGGATCGGCGGGCTGGTATCTGGCCGCCCCTGATGGGCGATCCAATGTGGTCGAAGCGACCTATGACAACGGCGGCGCCTATCTGCGCCAGGCGCTCGATCCGTTGAGCGGTGCGCCGGTCGCCCGCGACACGCTGGGCGGCGAATTTTTCTATCGTCTGCATTTCGAACTGGAATTGCCTTATCCCTGGGGGCGGCTGCTCGCCTCGCTGGCGGCGATGCTGATGCTGGTGGCGATCGTGACCGGGGTCATCGCGCACAAGCGCTTCTTCAAGGACATCTTCACTTTCCGCCCGGCCAAGGGCCAAAGGTCGTGGCTGGACGGGCATAATGCGCTGGGCGTCCTGTCCCTGCCCTTCCACATCATGATCACCTTCACCGGGCTGCTCACGCTGGCGTCGCTCAACATGCCATGGGGCATCGCGGCCGGTTATGGCAAGGACGTGACGACGCTCTACACCGACCTGACCCCCGGCGCGGTCAGCCGGGTAGCGAGCGGGACCAAGGCGCCCCTGGCGCCGATCGCGCCCATGCTGGCGCAGGCACAGCGCTATTTCGGTGGCGCGCCGATTGCCCGGGCCTATATCTTCAATCCCGGTGACAGCGCCGCCGTCGTGACAGTCTATCCTGTCGAAACGCGCGCGATCGGCTATTTGCCCGCCGAAATCAGCTTCGACGGCGCGACCGGCAAGGTGTTGAAAGCGTGGACCGAACAGCGCGCGGGCGTGCGCGCCTACCAGACCGTCTATGGCCTGCACATGGCCCATTTCGCACCCCTGCTGACACGCTGGCTCTATTTCCTGGGCGGCGCGATGCTGACTTTGGCGATCGCGAGCGGCATGGTGCTGTGGATCGTGAAGCGCCGGGAACGCGCGCCGCTGTCGATCGGAAACCGCCTGCTCGAACGCTTGAACGTCGGCGGTCTGGCGGGAGTCCCGATCGGCATGGTGGCGTTTCTGATCGCCAACCGCTTGCTCCCTATCGATCTTGCGGCGCGTGCGGAAAGCGAAGTCTCGGTCGCGCTATGGAGCGCGGGCGCGGCGTTACTGCTGGGTCTGGTCCTGCCGCCCGCACTGGGCTGGCCGTTGCTGCTGGGCCTGTTGGCAGTCCTGTGCGCCTTGGCGGCGATGCTGGGGCCGATCTGGGCAGGCGATGTCGTGGTGGCGACCGGTGATGCGATGTTGATCGCGACGGCCGTGGCGCTGGGCCTGCTGGTCTGGAAGCAGCTACGCCGCCGCAGCGCACCCGCCCCGGTACGTCGTCGGATGGCGGCGGCATGA
- a CDS encoding putative bifunctional diguanylate cyclase/phosphodiesterase, with the protein MLSLPFIRLTDWLLDTKTKVPATIADQLKNGLFSSLPIFLGGVLNATAVASIAAWRHPTAPFLGWVLFEIGLSLVRMAVLIHGKRLLAARQTPPRTLSALLSCLWALSVGVGTSLCILSGDWIMATIACLSAAAMVCGTCLRNFGTPRLAATMVILSLGPCAVVGSLTAEPVLSVISVQLPIFMGAIFSASFALHKMLVSWMTALSDLERSELLTETILRSSPDHMLILDDDYRIVFHNRPETSLVTGGLVGKNWLAEIAEEDRPAAQMALAQAKANQPATLILGLASEADATGDVGKKRWFDIAINRTTDASGRLIIVARDITHQKKSEEKAVWMAQHDALTGLPNRALLQDRLDAILTHSGRDMEAAMLIIDVDNFKAINDSVGHDGGDALLCAFAERLRAAVADGDLVARTGGDEFALVIAARSSEAVEQVARNIYDQLRTPIDHGGRLLECSASIGASLIPRDGRSRSEIMKAADIALYAAKTGGRAQLRIFEPGMMVEVERHQTMIALARKALTHDRIVPHYQPKITLRTSQINGFEALLRWRDHDGQLRTPDMVKAAFDDPALGSLLSERMLQKVLDDIQHWRRTDVPFGHVAINVAGADFRQGGFAAKIIHSLATRGLPPSCIQIEVTENVFLGHGAGEVERELRALSGHGIRIALDDFGTGYASLSHLTQFPVDLLKIDRSFIQRIGTSTDAEAITSTVVNLGHCLGLEIVAEGIETAAQAAYLSDIHCDVGQGFLYARAMPAEAVPACVAETGLSYPVAIAT; encoded by the coding sequence GTGCTGTCGTTACCCTTCATACGTCTGACCGACTGGCTTCTCGACACGAAGACCAAGGTGCCGGCTACCATCGCGGATCAGCTGAAGAACGGCCTGTTTTCGTCGCTGCCGATCTTTCTGGGCGGTGTCCTGAACGCGACGGCCGTCGCATCGATTGCGGCCTGGCGGCATCCCACCGCGCCCTTTCTGGGATGGGTATTGTTCGAAATCGGCCTCAGCCTGGTCAGGATGGCCGTCCTCATCCACGGCAAGAGGCTGCTGGCGGCGCGCCAGACTCCGCCCAGAACGCTGTCCGCCCTGCTCTCCTGCCTGTGGGCGCTATCGGTCGGGGTGGGCACATCGCTCTGCATCCTGTCGGGCGACTGGATCATGGCGACGATCGCCTGCCTGTCCGCCGCCGCGATGGTCTGCGGAACCTGTCTGCGCAACTTCGGCACGCCTCGCCTCGCCGCCACCATGGTCATCCTGTCGCTGGGGCCGTGCGCGGTCGTCGGTAGCCTGACCGCCGAACCGGTCCTGTCGGTCATCAGCGTCCAGCTTCCCATTTTCATGGGCGCCATTTTTTCCGCGTCCTTCGCGCTGCACAAGATGCTGGTGTCGTGGATGACCGCGCTCAGCGATCTGGAACGCAGCGAGTTGCTGACGGAGACGATCCTGCGCTCCAGCCCCGACCATATGCTGATCCTGGACGACGATTACAGGATCGTCTTTCACAACCGGCCGGAAACCAGCCTTGTTACCGGCGGTCTGGTCGGAAAGAACTGGCTGGCCGAAATTGCCGAGGAGGATCGTCCCGCAGCGCAGATGGCGCTTGCGCAGGCCAAGGCCAACCAGCCTGCCACGTTGATCCTGGGTCTCGCCTCCGAAGCGGACGCGACCGGAGACGTCGGCAAGAAGCGCTGGTTCGATATCGCCATCAACAGGACGACCGACGCGTCGGGCAGGCTGATCATTGTCGCCCGGGATATCACGCACCAGAAAAAATCGGAGGAGAAAGCTGTCTGGATGGCGCAGCATGACGCGCTGACCGGCCTGCCCAACCGCGCCCTGCTGCAAGACCGTCTCGATGCGATATTGACCCATAGCGGGCGTGACATGGAGGCGGCGATGCTCATCATCGACGTCGATAATTTCAAGGCGATCAACGACAGCGTGGGCCATGATGGCGGGGACGCGCTGCTGTGCGCCTTCGCCGAACGTTTGCGTGCGGCGGTGGCGGACGGCGATCTGGTCGCCAGGACTGGGGGCGACGAGTTTGCGCTGGTTATCGCCGCCCGGTCGAGCGAGGCGGTGGAGCAGGTCGCCCGCAACATCTACGACCAGTTGCGCACCCCGATCGATCATGGGGGCCGCCTGCTGGAATGCAGCGCCAGTATCGGCGCCAGCCTGATCCCGCGCGACGGCAGGTCCAGGTCGGAAATCATGAAGGCGGCCGACATTGCGCTCTATGCCGCAAAAACCGGCGGCAGGGCGCAATTGCGCATCTTCGAACCGGGCATGATGGTGGAGGTCGAACGGCATCAGACGATGATCGCCCTGGCGCGCAAGGCGCTGACCCACGACAGGATCGTACCCCATTATCAGCCCAAGATCACGCTGCGCACGTCGCAGATTAACGGTTTTGAAGCGCTGCTGCGCTGGCGCGACCATGACGGCCAACTGCGAACGCCCGACATGGTAAAGGCAGCGTTCGACGATCCGGCGCTGGGATCACTGCTGAGCGAACGGATGCTGCAAAAGGTTCTGGACGATATCCAGCATTGGCGGCGGACCGATGTGCCATTCGGCCATGTCGCCATCAATGTCGCGGGCGCGGATTTCAGGCAGGGCGGTTTTGCCGCCAAGATCATCCACAGTCTGGCGACGCGCGGCCTCCCGCCATCCTGCATCCAGATCGAAGTGACCGAAAACGTGTTCCTGGGCCACGGCGCGGGCGAGGTCGAACGCGAATTGCGGGCGCTGAGCGGACACGGTATCCGGATCGCGCTGGACGATTTCGGCACCGGCTATGCCTCGCTGTCGCATCTGACCCAGTTCCCGGTCGATCTGCTGAAAATCGACCGGTCCTTCATCCAGCGGATCGGGACCAGCACCGACGCCGAAGCCATCACCTCGACCGTCGTCAATCTGGGCCATTGCCTGGGGCTGGAAATCGTGGCGGAAGGCATAGAGACGGCGGCCCAGGCGGCCTATCTGTCCGACATCCATTGCGATGTCGGACAGGGCTTTCTTTACGCCCGGGCGATGCCGGCCGAAGCCGTGCCTGCATGTGTAGCGGAAACCGGCCTCAGCTATCCCGTCGCGATCGCCACCTGA